Proteins found in one Ovis canadensis isolate MfBH-ARS-UI-01 breed Bighorn chromosome 20, ARS-UI_OviCan_v2, whole genome shotgun sequence genomic segment:
- the CD83 gene encoding CD83 antigen isoform X2: MSRGLQLLLLSCACSLAPAAREVKVVCSEDVDLPCTAPWDPQVTYTVSWAKLTDGGAERVEVTQEDLQSPQQRNSSEAPRERLYSLRIRNTTSCNSGTYRCTLVGPEGQRNLSGTVILQVTGCSKERRGETFKNYRAEIVLLLALVIFYVTLIIFTCFARQQSIFPDFSKPALEHAFLPVTSPNKHLEPVTLHKTELV; encoded by the exons ATGTCACGCGGGCTCCAGCTCCTGCTCCTGAGCTGCG CCTGCAGCCTGGCGCCCGCGGCGCGGGAGGTGAAGGTGGTCTGTTCAGAGGATGTGGACTTGCCCTGCACTGCCCCCTGGGACCCTCAGGTCACCTACACGGTCTCCTGGGCCAAG CTCACAGACGGAGGTGCAGAAAGGGTGGAGGTGACCCAGGAAGACCTGCAATCCCCTCAGCAGAGGAACTCTTCAGAGGCCCCCAGGGAAAGGCTGTACTCCCTGAGGATCCGAAACACTACGAGTTGCAACTCGGGGACCTACAGGTGCACTCTGGTGGGTCCGGAAGGGCAGAGAAACCTGAGTGGCACCGTGATCCTCCAAgtgacag GATGCTCTAAGGAACGCAGAGGAGAGACTTTTAAGAACTACAGAGCTGAGATCGTCCTGCTGTTGGCTCTGGTCATTTTCTATGTAACACTCATCATTTTCACTTGC tttGCACGACAGCAGAGTATATTTCCAGACTTTTCCAAACCTGCCCTGGAACATGCTTTCCTCCCAGTCACCTCTCCAAATAAGCATCTGGAACCAGTGACTCTTCACAAGACAGAACTGGTGTGA
- the CD83 gene encoding CD83 antigen isoform X1 codes for MSRGLQLLLLSCACSLAPAAREVKVVCSEDVDLPCTAPWDPQVTYTVSWAKLTDGGAERVEVTQEDLQSPQQRNSSEAPRERLYSLRIRNTTSCNSGTYRCTLVGPEGQRNLSGTVILQVTGCSKERRGETFKNYRAEIVLLLALVIFYVTLIIFTCKFARQQSIFPDFSKPALEHAFLPVTSPNKHLEPVTLHKTELV; via the exons ATGTCACGCGGGCTCCAGCTCCTGCTCCTGAGCTGCG CCTGCAGCCTGGCGCCCGCGGCGCGGGAGGTGAAGGTGGTCTGTTCAGAGGATGTGGACTTGCCCTGCACTGCCCCCTGGGACCCTCAGGTCACCTACACGGTCTCCTGGGCCAAG CTCACAGACGGAGGTGCAGAAAGGGTGGAGGTGACCCAGGAAGACCTGCAATCCCCTCAGCAGAGGAACTCTTCAGAGGCCCCCAGGGAAAGGCTGTACTCCCTGAGGATCCGAAACACTACGAGTTGCAACTCGGGGACCTACAGGTGCACTCTGGTGGGTCCGGAAGGGCAGAGAAACCTGAGTGGCACCGTGATCCTCCAAgtgacag GATGCTCTAAGGAACGCAGAGGAGAGACTTTTAAGAACTACAGAGCTGAGATCGTCCTGCTGTTGGCTCTGGTCATTTTCTATGTAACACTCATCATTTTCACTTGC aagtttGCACGACAGCAGAGTATATTTCCAGACTTTTCCAAACCTGCCCTGGAACATGCTTTCCTCCCAGTCACCTCTCCAAATAAGCATCTGGAACCAGTGACTCTTCACAAGACAGAACTGGTGTGA